A stretch of the Flavobacterium aquiphilum genome encodes the following:
- a CDS encoding UpxY family transcription antiterminator → MNWYVVYTKPKWEKKVAERLNEIGITAYCPLVIKERQWSDRKKKIEVPLFNSYIFVQVDEKERNSIFEIPGAIRYLFWLGKPAIVKEKEIQAIQNWLSVPDTFDVMVDKWQKGDRIVLESGPFLAQSAIVQEVKQNHYVLVLESLGCILKVEKKVK, encoded by the coding sequence ATGAATTGGTACGTTGTATATACTAAGCCTAAGTGGGAGAAGAAGGTTGCGGAGCGGTTGAATGAGATTGGGATTACGGCTTATTGCCCTTTAGTAATTAAAGAGCGTCAATGGTCGGATCGGAAAAAGAAGATAGAGGTGCCCTTGTTTAATTCGTATATTTTTGTCCAAGTGGACGAAAAGGAGAGAAATTCCATTTTTGAAATTCCGGGGGCAATTCGGTATTTGTTTTGGTTAGGGAAACCTGCTATAGTAAAAGAAAAGGAGATTCAGGCTATTCAGAATTGGTTGAGTGTGCCGGATACTTTTGATGTGATGGTGGACAAGTGGCAAAAGGGAGATCGAATCGTTTTGGAGTCAGGTCCATTTTTGGCTCAGTCTGCTATAGTTCAGGAAGTGAAACAAAATCATTATGTACTTGTTTTGGAATCTTTGGGATGTATTCTTAAGGTTGAGAAGAAGGTTAAGTGA
- a CDS encoding SLBB domain-containing protein, with translation MRKLITVIVLFVALFQSSSLMAQDILKGNDLSTVRVDYLSDGDIAKIKSQLQSNNVTIDQAESMVLSKGMSATEFAKLKKRLALPETAKATTDKKLIKKTTKDSDSEDQEDDSEDAVRKQEKIENKKIKDDSNSLVFGSELFDNPTLNFQPNLKLATPVNYVLGPGDELQISVNGVQEFSDNVPVSVEGKVTIQYVGQISVSGMTIEAATQKIKGAISRVYSTVRSGQSQVGISLSRIRTIKVTIIGSKQPGNYSISSLATVYNALFLGGGPSKNGSYRNIELIRNNKVYRNIDIYHFLVKGDQSDNVGLRDNDVIRIPAYTNRVTVEGEVKRPGIFEMKKGEHFSDLLNFASGFNEFAYTASVNVLQKTGKELKVADIHAAQYGSYLPLNGDVFRVTKILNRFENRIVINGAVFRPDTYSFHQGMRVSELVKQAEGLKEDAYLKRARIIRLKEDLTTEIVNVDLGKAMSGDFNADLALKKEDVVTVYSILDFKEEYKVTIDGEVKKPDVYDYQENLTLNDLIVAAGGLTGSASKRVEIARMIKAENIDDTNPNKVELFNVEISPESNEQATNFELKPFDVVNIRRLAVIEKPEMVTVSGSIAYPGKYVLASKKEKIYDVIQRAGGLTSLASLNGVKVKRPIKKEQIENLENINLNLGKKDSIQNKLKKKFKEDLKYATIPVDWEKVARNQNGNANITLQPGDEIEVSAFNETVKVAGNVLLTSEIPYRRGSGFNHYIDAVGGIDGKGWRNKAYVIYPNGEAAVSKHFLFFRSSPRVEPGSQIIVPEKPETKKMTTGEWVSIGSVITSLALLIVTAFK, from the coding sequence ATGAGAAAATTAATTACGGTAATTGTCCTTTTTGTGGCTCTTTTTCAAAGTTCTTCTTTGATGGCGCAAGATATTTTGAAGGGGAATGATTTGAGCACGGTGCGTGTGGATTATTTATCTGACGGAGATATTGCGAAAATAAAATCACAATTGCAAAGTAATAATGTGACAATTGATCAAGCGGAGTCTATGGTATTATCTAAAGGGATGAGTGCTACGGAATTTGCGAAATTGAAAAAGCGTTTGGCTCTACCAGAAACTGCTAAAGCTACTACAGATAAAAAACTGATTAAGAAAACGACTAAGGATTCCGATTCTGAAGATCAAGAGGATGATAGTGAAGATGCAGTGCGAAAACAAGAAAAGATTGAAAATAAGAAAATTAAAGATGATTCTAATTCTCTTGTTTTTGGATCTGAATTGTTTGATAACCCTACTTTGAATTTTCAACCCAATTTGAAATTGGCGACTCCAGTTAATTATGTTTTGGGACCCGGGGATGAATTGCAAATCAGTGTCAACGGCGTTCAGGAGTTTAGCGATAATGTCCCTGTTTCTGTTGAAGGGAAAGTTACTATTCAATATGTAGGTCAGATTTCGGTATCAGGAATGACTATCGAGGCAGCTACCCAAAAAATCAAGGGTGCTATTTCGAGAGTATATAGTACAGTTCGTTCCGGCCAGTCCCAGGTAGGGATTAGTTTAAGCCGCATCCGTACTATAAAAGTCACTATTATTGGAAGTAAGCAACCCGGGAATTACTCGATTTCTTCTTTAGCAACCGTTTACAATGCCTTGTTCTTGGGAGGAGGTCCAAGTAAGAATGGAAGTTACAGAAATATTGAGTTGATCAGAAATAACAAAGTATATAGAAATATCGACATCTATCATTTTTTAGTTAAAGGAGATCAATCTGATAATGTGGGGTTAAGAGATAACGATGTGATCCGGATTCCAGCTTATACGAACAGAGTGACCGTAGAAGGGGAGGTAAAACGTCCGGGTATTTTTGAGATGAAGAAGGGAGAGCATTTTTCAGATCTTTTGAATTTCGCTTCCGGATTTAATGAATTTGCCTATACCGCTTCGGTCAATGTTTTGCAAAAAACAGGGAAAGAACTTAAGGTTGCCGATATACATGCGGCTCAATATGGCAGTTATCTTCCTTTGAATGGAGATGTTTTTAGAGTTACCAAAATTTTGAACCGATTTGAAAATCGAATTGTTATTAACGGTGCCGTGTTCAGACCTGATACTTATTCTTTTCATCAAGGGATGCGCGTTTCGGAATTGGTTAAACAAGCTGAAGGGTTGAAAGAAGACGCTTATTTAAAAAGAGCAAGGATTATTCGTTTAAAAGAAGATTTGACTACTGAGATTGTTAATGTAGATTTAGGTAAAGCTATGTCGGGTGATTTTAATGCTGATTTGGCACTTAAAAAAGAAGATGTAGTGACGGTGTATTCTATTTTGGATTTCAAAGAAGAATATAAAGTGACGATAGACGGTGAAGTTAAAAAACCGGATGTTTATGATTATCAGGAGAATTTGACTTTGAATGATTTAATTGTGGCTGCCGGTGGTTTGACAGGGTCAGCGTCTAAGCGAGTTGAAATCGCAAGAATGATCAAGGCGGAAAACATCGATGATACGAATCCTAATAAAGTTGAATTGTTTAATGTCGAGATTTCACCAGAATCGAATGAACAAGCGACTAATTTTGAATTGAAGCCTTTTGATGTTGTTAATATCAGACGATTGGCAGTTATTGAGAAACCTGAGATGGTAACTGTATCCGGATCGATAGCTTATCCCGGGAAATATGTTTTGGCCAGTAAAAAGGAAAAGATATATGACGTTATTCAGAGAGCAGGAGGGTTAACCTCATTGGCCAGTTTGAACGGGGTTAAAGTTAAAAGACCTATCAAAAAAGAACAAATTGAGAATTTAGAAAATATAAATCTGAATTTGGGTAAAAAAGACAGTATTCAAAATAAATTAAAAAAGAAATTCAAAGAAGATTTGAAGTATGCCACTATTCCTGTTGATTGGGAAAAAGTTGCCAGAAATCAAAATGGTAATGCAAATATAACTTTGCAGCCTGGAGATGAGATAGAGGTTTCGGCTTTCAATGAAACGGTTAAAGTTGCCGGAAATGTTCTTTTGACTTCGGAGATTCCTTATAGAAGAGGAAGTGGATTTAATCATTATATAGATGCTGTGGGTGGAATTGACGGAAAAGGCTGGAGAAATAAGGCTTATGTTATTTATCCGAATGGGGAAGCGGCCGTAAGTAAACATTTTTTATTTTTCAGATCCAGTCCAAGAGTTGAACCCGGTTCACAAATAATTGTTCCTGAAAAACCTGAGACAAAGAAAATGA